A stretch of the Vidua chalybeata isolate OUT-0048 chromosome 19, bVidCha1 merged haplotype, whole genome shotgun sequence genome encodes the following:
- the ITGB4 gene encoding integrin beta-4 isoform X1: MRRKMMNVLPRACARLLLLSLLCATGVCQWSKNNRCVLSRAKSCTECIRVDKDCSFCTDESFEEPRCDLRENLLRSGCGDASIVYTQGEMRTLKNSSINVSLQRTQVSPQAMYMRLRAGEEMSFNMDVFQPKESPVDLYILMDFSYSMSDDLDNLKSMGHNLADFLQALTSNYTIGFGKFVDKVSSPQTDMRPEKLREPWHNADSPFSFKNVIRLTSNINHFSQELRKERISGNLDAPEGGFDAILQTAVCKDKIGWRKDSTHLLVFSTESAFHYEADGTNVLAGILARNDEQCHLDSHGTYVYDTKQDYPSVPTLVRLLGQHNIIPIFAVTNHSYSYYEKLHKYFPISEIGELQEDSSNIVELLRTAFERIRSKMDIRADFTPKALKTEFTSLEFEKTESGSFNITRGKVSKFHMHVKALEYVGGQHVCSLPEKDRQGVIHVKPTSLSDSLTVSTAVICDVCPCEQQQELDSPKCSFHGNFVCGQCICHPGWRGDTCDCSPASSPNNEACIRPGDVEPCSGRGECLCGKCQCYSEDQTLRFDGAFCEFDVLQCPRTSGFLCNDRGRCSRGACVCESGWEGPGCECPTSNDTCIDSRGGICNNHGRCECGRCICDMASLYTSSTCEISYSLGFQAVCESIRDCVRCQTWGTGNLKGNCSSCHLQIQMVEELKKGNVRSRAGHSQHVVSPVCPAPCGCARRPAPQVFPGPGDFTTMSPLPTEEAGEYCSFQDEDDDCTYHYTLEGDPSVLPNTTVPVQKNKECPPGSFFWLIPLLIFLILLLGLLLLLCWKFCACCKACLALLPCCARGSDPAPGSAGRTVGFKEDHYMLRQSLMSSDHLDTPLVRSGSLKGRDTVRWKIHNNVHKQGVTSPAATNAKDLSECPRASSFWVGYFSDQQGRSLIWGVLFAVPYGLSLRLARLFTQNLMKPDTREFEQLRKEVEENLNEVFKHIPGCHKVQQTKFRLQPNSGKRQDHTIVDTVLTAPYSAKPDIIKVVEKHVSHEAFNDLKVAPGYYTVTSDQGREQSLALAPGWVQGVISHLSPLSFPPDAQGMVEFQEAVELVDVRVPLFIRDDDDDEKQLQVEAIEVPNGIAKIGRRVVNITIIKEQASSLITFLQPAYSHSRFDKLAKIPVLREIIDNGKSQVTYRTRDLTAKNGRDYIFTEGELVFQPGETRKEVQVPLLELTEIDTLLNNCQLKQFAIDLLHPKYGAKIGRYPQTTVTIADPELVDGVPSMTGLAQVPQSPKGRLSAPFNPDARALSSREISFNWFPPPGKPLGYKVKYWIQGDPESEAHLLDVKTPSAELTNLYPFCDYEMQVCAYNGVGEGTYSDIIHCRTLEEVPSEPGRLAFNVVSSTVTQLSWAEPAETNGVITAYEVSYGLVNEDNVPIGPVKKVLVEDPRKRMVLIENLRESQPYRYMVKARNGAGWGPEREATINLATQPKRPMSSECQPGQGAEGQEQGRAPHHPNCFHTSCLLCCSSHPGNAEGQPEHCVVFCCLSIMALSTSPAVPIIPDVPIIDAEGGEDYDSYLMYSTDVLRSPAGSKRPSVSDDSEHLMNGRVDFSFPSSGSGTLTRTANTSYHQLSSHMHQEHRVMGSSSLTRDYSTMLMGHDYPGTLLPPIHEDAGRTLLRPRDVGFRSRAKVKGYYPSIGCRDSIIMTDGSAGMCKYIDSRKPLGIPDTPTRLVFSALGPTSLKVSWQEPRCEKEVQGYSVQYQLLNGGEVHRITIPNPSQNSVVVEDLLPNHSYIFKVKAQSEEGWGPEREGVITIESQVDPQSPLSPVPGTPFTLSTPCAPGPLVFTALSPDSLHLSWERPREPNGPILGYRITCERLHGGGEPRTIYVEGDNLETTLTVPHLSENVPYKFKVQANTTQGFGPEREGLITIESQDRGAFSQFGGQQYMREVYKFPTEYTTKTSISHSSLDPHFTDGMLVTTQRVENSSSTLTQEFVSHTVMASGTLTQQVERQFYEA, translated from the exons ATGAG GAGGAAGATGATGAATGTGCTGCCACGGGcgtgtgccaggctgctcctcctgtccctgctctgcgCCACCGGTGTCTGCCAATGGAGCAAAA ACAACCGCTGTGTGCTGTCTCGGGCAAAGAGCTGCACCGAGTGCATCCGGGTGGATAAGGACTGCTCCTTCTGCACCGACGAG AGCTTTGAAGAGCCGCGCTGTGACCTGCGGGAGAACCTGCTGCGCTCCGGCTGCGGCGATGCCAGCATCGTGTACACCCAGGGAGAGATGAGGACACTGAAG AATTCCAGTATCAACGTGTCCCTGCAGAGGacccaggtgtccccccaggCCATGTACATGAGGCTGCGGGCTGGCGAGGAGATGAGCTTCAACATGGATGTCTTCCAGCCCAAAGAGAGCCCTGTGGATCTCTACATCCTCATGGACTTCTCCTACTCCATGTCCGATGATCTGGACAACCTCAAAAGCATGGGGCATAACCTAG CGGACTTCCTGCAAGCCCTGACTTCCAATTACACCATCGGATTTGGCAAGTTTGTGGACAAAGTCTCATCCCCTCAGACAGACATGAGACCCGAAAA GCTGCGTGAGCCCTGGCACAATGCCGATTCCCCGTTCTCCTTCAAGAACGTCATCCGCCTGACCAGCAACATCAACCACTTCAGCCAGGAGCTCCGCAAGGAGCGCATCTCCGGCAACCTGGATGCCCCCGAGGGCGGCTTTGATGCCATCCTGCAGACAGCTGTTTGCAAG GATAAGATTGGCTGGAGAAAGGACAGCACTCACCTGCTCGTGTTCTCCACCGAGTCTGCCTTTCACTATGAAGCTGATGGTACCAACGTCCTGGCAGGGATCCTGGCGAGGAATGACGAGCAGTGTCACCTGGACAGCCACGGCACCTACGTGTATGACACCAAGCAGGACTATCCTTCAGTGCCCACCCTCGTGCGCCTCTTGGGCCAGCACAACATCATCCCCATATTTGCTGTCACCAACCACTCCTACAGCTACTACGAG AAGCTGCACAAGTATTTCCCCATCTCCGAGATCGGGGAGCTCCAGGAAGACTCTTCCAACATCGTGGAGTTGCTCCGCACAGCCTTTGAG CGCATCCGCTCCAAGATGGACATCCGGGCTGACTTCACCCCCAAAGCCCTGAAGACAGAGTTCACCTCCCTGGAATTTGAAAAGACAGAATCTGGCTCCTTCAACATCACCCGTGGAAAAGTG AGCAAGTTCCACATGCACGTGAAGGCTCTGGAGTACGTTGGTGGGCAGCATGTCTGCAGCCTCCCCGAGAAGGACCGGCAAGGAGTCATCCATGTGAAACCCACGTCCCTGAGCGACAGCCTCACGGTGTCAACTGCTGTCATCTGCGACGTGTGTCCCTGTGAACAG CAACAAGAGCTGGACTCGCCCAAGTGTAGTTTCCATGGGAACTTTGTGTGTGGACAGTGCATCTGCCACCCGGGCTG GCGAGGGGACACGTGCGACTGCTCCCCGGCCTCATCCCCCAACAACGAAGCCTGCATCCGCCCTGGGGACGTGGAGCCGTGCTCGGGACGGGGCGAGTGCCTGTGCGGGAAGTGCCAGTGCTACTCCGAGGATCAGACCCTGCGCTTCGACGGCGCCTTCTGCGAGTTCGACGTCCTGCAGTGCCCGCGCACCTCCGGCTTCCTCTGCAACG ATCGTGGCCGCTGCTCCAGGGGTGCCTGCGTGTGCGAGAGCGGCTGGGAGGGCCCGGGCTGTGAATGTCCCACCAGCAACGACACCTGCATCGACAGCCGAGGG GGCATTTGCAATAACCACGGGAGGTGTGAATGTGGCAGATGCATCTGTGACATGGCTTCGCTGTACACCAGCTCCACCTGTGAAATCAGCTACTCTCTG GGCTTCCAGGCTGTGTGTGAGAGCATCCGGGACTGTGTCCGCTGCCAGACCTGGGGGACAGGCAACCTGAAAGggaactgcagctcctgccacctCCAGATCCAGATGGTGGAGGAGCTGAAGAAAGGTAACgtgagaagcagagctgggcacagccagcatgTGGTGTCTCCTGTGTGCCCTGCTCCGTGTGGGTGTGCACGTAGGCCTGCTCCCCAAGTCTTTCCTGGCCCTGGTGACTTCACAACCAtgtcccctctccccacagAGGAGGCTGGCGAGTACTGCTCCTTccaggatgaggatgatgacTGCACCTACCACTACACCCTGGAGGGAGACCCCAGTGTCCTCCCCAACACCACTGTCCCTGTGCAGAAGAATAAAG AGTGCCCGCCTGGGAGCTTCTTCTGGCTCATCCCACTGCTCATCTtcctcatcctgctcctggggctgctgctcctgctctgctggaagttCTGTGCCTGTTGCAAG GCTTGCCTGgccctgcttccctgctgcGCACGAG GCTCTGACCCCgcccctggctctgcaggtCGCACCGTTGGCTTCAAGGAGGACCACTACATGCTCCGCCAGAGCCTCATGTCCTCCGACCACCTGGACACGCCCCTGGTGCGTAGCGGCTCCCTCAAGGGTCGGGACACGGTCCGCTGGAAGATCCACAACAATGTCCACAAGCAGGGCGTCACCTCCCCCGCTGCCACCAACGCCAAGGACCTCAGTGAGTGTCCCCGTGCTTCCAGCTTCTGGGTGGGTTATTTCTCTGACCAACAAGGACGGAGTTTGATTTGGGGGGTTCTCTTTGCAGTTCCTTACGGGCTGTCCCTGAGGCTGGCTCGGCTTTTCACGCAGAACTTGATGAAACCGGACACCCGGGAGTTCGAGCAGCTGCGCAAGGAAGTGGAGGAGAAC CTGAACGAGGTTTTCAAGCACATTCCTGGCTGCCACAAGGTCCAGCAGACCAAGTTCAG gTTACAGCCTAATTCTGGGAAAAG gCAGGATCACACCATTGTGGACACAGTGCTCACTGCCCCTTACTCAGCCAAGCCAGACATCATCAAAGTGGTGGAAAAACATGTTTCCCACGAAGCCTTCAATGACCTGAAGGTTGCACCGGGTTATTACACTGTGACCTCAGACCAAGGtagggagcagagcctggcactggCTCCTGGCTGGGTACAGGGGGTTATTTCTCACCTCTCACCCTTGTCTTTTCCCCCAGATGCTCAGGGAATGGTGGAGTTCCAAGAGGCCGTGGAGCTGGTGGACGTCCGTGTCCCACTCTTCATCAGggacgatgatgatgatgagaagcagctgcaggtggaGGCCATCGAGGTCCCCAATGGCATCGCAAAGATTGGGCGCAGGGTTGTCAACATCACCATCATCAAAGAACAAG CCAGCAGCCTCATCACCTTCCTGCAGCCAGCCTATTCCCACAGCCGCTTTGATAAGCTGGCCAAGATCCCTGTCCTCAGGGAGATCATAGACAACGGGAAATCCCAAGTCACCTACAGGACCCGGGATCTCACGGCCAAGAATGGCAGG GACTACATCTTCACGGAAGGTGAGCTGGTCTTCCAGCCTGGGGAGACCCGAAAGGAGGTGCAGGTGCCCTTGCTGGAGCTGACAGAGATAGACACTCTCCTCAACAACTGCCAGCTCAAGCAATTTGCTATCGACCTCCTTCACCCCAAGTACGGCGCCAAGATTGGTCGCTACCCCCAGACCACGGTGACCATTGCTGACCCAG agctggtggATGGTGTCCCCTCGATGACTGGCCTGGCCCAGGTCCCCCAGTCCCCCAAAGGCCGCCTGAGTGCACCGTTTAATCCCGATGCCCGTGCTCTCAGCTCCAGGGAAATCAGCTTCAACTGGTTTCCTCCACCAGGAAAACCCCTGGGGTACAAG GTGAAATACTGGATCCAGGGGGACCCTGAGTCAGAAGCCCATCTCCTTGATGTCAAAACCCCATCAGCAGAGCTGACAAACCTTTACCCGTTCTGCGACTATGAGATGCAAGTCTGTGCCTACAACGGCGTGGGAGAAGGGACTTACTCGGACATCATCCACTGCCGCACGCTGGAGGAGG TGCCCAGCGAGCCCGGGCGCTTGGCTTTCAACGTCGTGTCTTCCACCGTGacccagctgagctgggccgAGCCTGCAGAAACCAACGGGGTGATCACAGCCTACGAAGTCAGCTATGGGCTTGTCAATGAGGACAACG TACCCATTGGGCCCGTGAAGAAGGTGCTGGTTGAAGACCCCAGGAAGCGCATGGTGCTGATCGAGAACCTGCGCGAGTCGCAGCCCTACCGCTACATGGTGAAGGCCAGGAACGGCGCGGGCTGGGGGCCCGAGAGAGAAGCCACCATCAACCTCGCCACGCAACCCAAACGCCCCATGTCCAGTGAgtgccagcctgggcagggggcagagggacaggagcaggggagaGCTCCCCATCACCCCAACTGCTTCCACACCTCctgtttgctctgctgctccagccatcCTGGCAATGCTGAGGGCCAGCCTGAGCATTGTGTGGTTTTTTGCTGCTTGTCTATAATGGCACTTTCCACCTCTCCTGCAGTCCCCATCATCCCTGATGTCCCCATCATTGATGCAGAGGGAGGTGAGGACTATGACAGCTACCTGATGTACAGCACAGACGTGCTCCGCTCTCCGGCCGGCAGCAAGAGGCCCAGTGTCTCTGATGATTCAG AGCACTTGATGAATGGCCGAGTGGacttctccttccccagcagtggcagtggcacCTTGACCAGGACAGCCAACACCAGTTACCACCAGCTGAGCTCCCACATGCACCAGGAGCACAGGGTGATGGGCAGCTCCTCACTGACAAGAGATTACTCCACAATGCTGATGGGGCACG ATTACCCGGGGACACTCCTCCCTCCCATCCATGAAGATGCTGGGAGGACACTCCTCCGGCCCCGGGACGTGGGTTTCAGGAGCAGGGCAAAGGTGAAGGGTTACTACCCCAGCATTGGCTGCCGGGACTCTATAATCATGACTGATGGGTCCGCAGGGATGTGCAAGTACATAG ACTCAAGGAAGCCACTGGGCATCCCCGACACCCCCACCCGGCTGGTGTTCTCTGCCCTGGGCCCCACATCCCTGAAGGTGAGCTGGCAGGAGCCGCGCTGCGAGAAGGAGGTGCAGGGCTACAGCGTGCAGTACCAGCTCCTCAATGGAG GAGAGGTGCACAGGATCACCATCCCCAACCCCAGCCAGAACTCAGTGGTGGTGGAGGACCTGCTGCCCAACCACTCCTACATCTTCAAGGTGAAGGCGCAGAGCGAGGAGGGCTGGGGCCCCGAGAGGGAGGGAGTCATCACCATTGAGTCCCAGGTGGACCCGCAGAGCCCGCTCAGTCCCGTGCCAG GCACCCCCTTCACCCTGAGcaccccctgtgcccctggACCACTGGTTTTCACTGCCCTCAGCCCGGATTCTCTGCACCTCAGCTGGGAGAGACCCCGCGAGCCCAATGGGCCCATCCTGGGCTACAGGATCACCTGTGAGAGGCTGCATGGAGGAG GGGAGCCCAGAACAATCTATGTTGAAGGAGACAACCTGGAAACCACCCTGACTGTGCCCCACCTGAGTGAGAATGTCCCGTACAAGTTCAAAGTGCAAGCCAACACCACCCAAGGCTTCGGGCCAGAGAGAGAAGGCCTCATCACCATTGAATCTCAGGACAGAG gTGCTTTCTCCCAGTTTGGAGGACAGCAGTACATGCGAGAAGTTTACAAATTCCCCACTGAATACACCACCAAAACCAGCATCAGCCATTCCTCTCTGGATCCCCACTTCACAG ACGGGATGCTGGTGACCACCCAGCGTGTGGAGAACTCCAGCAGCACCCTCACCCAGGAGTTTGTGAGCCACACGGTGATGGCCAGCGGGACCCTCACCCAGCAGGTGGAGAGGCAGTTCTACGAGGCCTGA